DNA sequence from the Acidobacteriota bacterium genome:
CGGAGAAGGCCCATTCATAAGCGGGCATCTGGCCGTTGGGATGCAGATACCACTCCCGGGTCAGCAGGACCAACTGGTCCTTGGCGAACTCGGCGTCGACCAGTGCCAGAGGGATGCAGTGGAAGGCTAGGTCCCAGGCCGCGTACCAGGGATACTCCCAGGTATCGGGCATGGAAAGGATTTCTTGATTGTTGAGATGCCTCCATTCGTAGTTGCGTCCCCATTTGCGCTGCTGGGGTGGGGGGGGCTGCTCAGGGTCGCCTTGCAGCCAGAGATCGACGTCGTAATGGAAGAACTGCTTGCTCCACAGCATTCCGGCAAAGGCCCGGCGCTGAACCGACCGCTCGTCCTCGTCATCGAGGCCTATTTGGAGTTGGGAGTAAAAGTCGTCGGCTTCCTTCTTGCGACGCTTCAGAATAGCGTCAAAGTTTTTCCAGGTATCCCCTTGGGCCTTTTCGGCGCGCCTCAAGCGCACCTTGACCTGGCACGACCCGCCTGAGTCGAGGGAGAAGTGAAAGAGGGCGGCAGCCTTGCTTCCCTCAGCCTCAGCCAAGACATCCAGACGTCCATCCACCACAAAACTGTGGAAGGCATCCTTAGGATGGGCAGGCGAAGCGATGGACCCGTAAAGGCGGCGGGTATTCGTCTCGTTCTCACACAGCAAGAGCCTCTCCGCGTCGGCGGCCGCCCAGATCCACTGGCCCAGTTGTGGATGATCGAGGCGGAGCCTTTCCGTGCTCTCCAGCCGTAGGCGGGGCTTCTGCCCGCCATCCCATGACCAAGTGTTGCGAAACCACACCTGAGGCAGGACCCACAGTTCGGCCGCCTCAGGTCCCCGGTTGAGCACCGTAACCTTCATCAGGATGTCGTCTTCGGAGGCTTTGGCGTATTCGACGACGACGTCGAAGTAGCGGTCGTCGTCAAAGACGCCCGTATCGAGAATCTCGAACTCGGGTTCGTCCTTGCCGCGTTGGCGATTGACTTCGACCAGTTGGGCGTATGGGAAAGCCGCCTGAGGGTACTTATAGAGCATCTTCTGGTAGGCGTGGGAGGGACTGGCATCAAGGTAGTAGTAGAGTTCCTTGACGTCTTCGCCGTGGTTCCCCTCGCTGTTTGTAAGGCCGAAGAGTCGCTCTTTGAGGATGGGGTCGCGGCCGTTCCAGAGGGCCGGCGAAAGGCAGATGCGCTGCTCGGCGTCGCTAAATCCGGCTAGGCCGTCCTCACCCCATCGGTAGGCTCGGCTTCGGGCGTGGTCGTGGGGAAAGTAATCCCAGGCCGTGCCGTTTGGACTGTAGTCTTCGCGTACCGTGCCCCATTGCCGTTCGCTTAGGTAGGGCCCCCAAAACAACCATTTTTCTCGTTGCTCGGTGCTCAGCCGCCGTATCTCGGTCTGACCTGCCGTCTTCTTTTTCTTGGCCACTTTCTTTCCTTTTGCAACTTTCGGCCGTCCCGGCGCGGGCGCCCTCGTCGACAGGCCTCGACCCGCGCCGGACGGGGCTCTCAGGACAGTTATTTGCCGCCGCGGGAGGATGGTTACAGAGGAATTGGAATTTATTTTCGAAGGGCTCTACGGCTTGACCAAGCCATCAGAAGAGGAGCTGCCAGCAGGGCCGCGAGGATGGCGCTGGTGTGCCCCGCCAGGGTGTGGAACGGAGACGATATGGGGCAGTGCAGGCGCCAAACCATCTCGGCGGTCAGAGCCGCTGCCGCGCCCGCCAGCAGTCCCGCAATGTAAGGGCGGGTGGGGAAACCGTCACGCTGCATCTTGAAGAGCAACAGCAACATGGGGACGCTCAGGAGGCAAAGCCGGGTAAAGCAATGCATGGCCGCCCCGACCTCGTTTCCTGCGGGGGCGAAGGTAGGGCTGGCGGCGTGGCTGACCGAAGCCAGGCAAATCTGGGTCAGGGGAGCGGCCACAGCCAAGGCCAGCGCCAGATGTGATTGCAACCCTGCTGCTGGAACAGCCTCTCTCAGGGACCAGTAGGCTACGGTTCCGGCAACCGCCAGTCCGAAAAGGGAAAGGCCCCAGGTACCCAGTTCACCCAGCTTCGGCATGTCGGGGCGGATACCGCTCAGCACCGCGATCATGGTCGAGGCCAGTACCATCCACGCCACCGAAGGCAGCAGGCGGACGCCGGTCGCGGGCAGCGGTCGGACCTCTTCGAGATCATCCTTCACATGCCGGTAGACTCTGCGAAAGGTTTCCTCGTGAAACTGGGCGTTGTCGCTCATGAGCTGTAAGCGCTCCCCCGCACGATGCGCCTTAGATCCTGAAGAGCGCGGTAGGATCGGAGCTTGGCAGCTCCAGCCGAGATGTCGAGCAAAGCCCCGATCTCGGTAAAGGTAAATCCCAAGTAATAGTGTAGCAGCAGGCACTCCTTGCGTTGAGGCGAAACCGACCGCAATGCTTTCTCCAACGTCAAAGAACTCTCAAGGTCCCGGTTTCCCACTTCTTCTTCAAGCCTGGCCCAATCGCCCTGATCCAGGTTGGTCACGGGCTTTCGGCGCTGCGCTCTGAGATGCATGAGAAAAAGATGTCGCGAGATGGCGAAAGCCCAAGGAGCTACCGGACGGGGAGGCTGATAGGTGTGGCGGCTGCGGTGAATCTGCAGGAACGACTCCTGAAGCAGATCCTCGGCCAATGGTTCCCGCAAACCCTTGTATATGAGGAAACGGAACAATCTCGGAGACAATTCGCGGTACAGGTCCTCGAAGGCTCGCAGTTCGCCTTGCTGGTAGCGAATCATGAGGGAGACGAGCTTATCCTCTTCAGCATCCGTTTTTCTTTCGGACTTGTGACCCATCGCTCCGAAACCTCTCATTCGGCCGTCATGCAATATGGCCAAACGTGTTGGCATTGTGATTGCCCGCCGCTGTGATGTCAAGAAGGCCTGGTGGCGTGGTATGGGGGTCTTTTGCGGACTGGCCAAGTCAGGAAAGTACGCGTCCCCACCTTTCCCGACCGCAGTTGAGCACCTCCTGAAGATTTGGCTGTAACCACTTGTCCTTAGTCGGCAAATGGGAATCCGGAGTGCCGCCAAGGAGGAGAAACGAATGACCCTGGGCGTGACCATTATTCATCGCTCCCAACTGCCGGTGATCGGCAGCAAGCCATAAATCGCTTTCCTTTGCGAGACTCCTCCGGATGGAGGGTCGGTCTGATGGCCTTCCCTTCACAGCGCAATTTTTTGGACAGACGCCGCACTGCGCCCTAATATTGAATCTGATAATCGCACCCTCGGTAACACGAAAAGGAAGCAATGAATCGACTGTCAATCGCAAGATGGGACGACTTGGGGGACCGCAAGCCGGCCTATGCGCTGGTGTCCAATGTCGACCTGGTGGTGATCCGCTACGACGAAGAGGTGTCGGTGCTCTACGGGCGCTGCCTGCACCGGGGAGCCCTGCTGGCCGACGGGCACATCCAGGGCGAGGATCTGATTTGCGGCGTCCACCAGTGGGACTACCGCTACACGACCGGCGTCAGCGCCTACAACAACGAAGAGGTGCTGCACAAGTTCTCCTCCTGGATCGAGGACGGCCAGGTTTGGGTGGACGCCGAGGAGATCGCGGCCTGGGAAAAAGACAATCCCCAGGCCTACAACCGGGATGAATACCTGGGCGCCTACGCCGACATTCACGGCACCGAGGACGAGCCTCACAACAAGTTCATCCAGGACTTGGCCAAGCACGGACTCTCCAAGACCGGCCATCACGGGCCGGCCCATGCCATGGGCGTTCCCCGCAGCCAGCTTCCCGGATGGGACGACATCCAGTTCGTCACGGCCCAGTTGGCGCGCCTGCCGCTGCTCGACGACGAGGAAGTCGCGAGCGGCCTGGTCATCGGTCCTGGGGCTGACAAGCCCCTTGAGCTGGATATCCCGCTCTTCGTCTCCGACATGAGCTTCGGGGCTCTTTCCGAGGAGGCCAAGGTGTCTCTGGCCATGGGAGCCGAGATGGCCGGCACCGGCATCTGCTCGGGCGAAGGCGGAATGCTGTCCGATGAGCAAGAGGCCAACAGCCGCTACTTCTACGAACTGGCTTCGGCGCGCTTCGGCTTCTCCTGGGACAAGGTGGAACGGGTTCAGTCCTTTCATTTCAAGGGCGGCCAGGGCGCCAAGACCGGCACCGGCGGCCACCTTCCCGGGGAGAAGGTAAAAGGCAAAATCGCCCAGGTGCGTTCTCTGCAGGAGGGCCAGCCCGCCGTGTCGCCGGCCCGCTTCCCGGACTGGGACGACCTGCACTACTACAAGGATTTCGCCGCCCAGGTGCGTGAGCGGACGGGCGGCATTCCGGTGGGCTTCAAGCTGTCGGCTCAGCATATCGAGGACGACCTCGACGCCGCCCTGGAGATCGGCGTCGACTACGTCATCTTGGACGGGCGGGGAGGCGGCACCGGTGCCGCTCCGCTCATCTTCCGCGACAACATCTCGGTGCCCACCATTCCGGCCCTGGCGCGGGCCCGCCGGCACCTCGACCGGCGCGGATGCTCCCACGTCACCCTTATCGCCACCGGCGGACTGCGCACTCCGGCCGACTTCGCCAAGGCCATGGCTCTGGGGGCCGACGGAGTGGCCGTGGCCAACGCCGCCATCCAGGCCATCGGATGCCTGGGCATGCGCGCCTGCCACACCAACAACTGCCCCGTGGGCATCGCCACCCAGAAGGAAAACCTCAGAGCCCGCCTCATCGTCCAGGAATCGGCCCGCCGCCTGGCCCGTTTCTTGGAGGCCTCCACCGAGCTCATGAAAGTCCTGGCCCGGGCTTGCGGACACCGCCGCCTGGCCGACTTCTGCCCTCACGACCTGGTCACCTTCAAGCGCGAGATGTCCGACCTCACCGGCATCCGCTACGCAGGGGTGAGAGACTGATGGGATCGTTCTCAAGGAGAGAAAGATGACCGCCAAGATGACGTGGCATAAGGTGTTGGAGAAGGACGAACTGCCCGAGGGACGCGTGAAGCCGGTGACCTGCCGGCATCTCACCGTCTGCATGACCCGCTTTGAAGGCCAATACGCCGCCCTCGACAACAAATGTCCCCACCAGGGCGGGCCGCTGGGCGAAGGCAGCATCGAAAACGGATTGCTGCGCTGCCCCTGGCACGGATGGGACTTCCACCCCACCACCGGCAAACCTCCCGGAGGCTACGACGACGGCGTCGCCACCTTCCAGGTCGACGAGCGCGAGGACGGCATCTATGTAGGATTCCCCCAGGACCAGCCCCACCAGCGCACCGTCTCGGACCTGATGGCCGAAACCATGGTCAACTGGGGACTCAAGGCCGTCTTCGGCATGGTAGGCCACTCCAACCTGGGACTGGCCGACGCCATCCGCATCCAGGAAGAAAAGGGCGCGCTGACCTACTACGGAATCCGTCACGAGGGCGCCGCCGCCTTCGCCTGCTCGGCCTACGGCAAGCTCACCGGCCGCCCGGCCGCCTGCCTCTCCATCGCCGGCCCCGGCGCCACCAACCTGCTCACCGGACTGTGGGACGCCAACGTCGACCGCGCCCCCGCCATCGCCCTCACCGGACAGGTGGATACTCAGGTGCTGGGCCCGGGAGCCTTCCAGGAAGTCGACCTGCAGGCCGCTTACGGAAAGGTCGCCCAATGGGCCCAGCCGGTGCTGCATTCCAGCAAGCACGCCGAACTGGTCAATCTGGCCTTCAAGAGCGCCATCCTCAACCGCGGCGTCTCCCATCTGATCTTCCCCGACGAGGTGCAGAACCTCGAAGTCTCAGAAGAGGCCCAGCCAGGCGGCCCCCAGGGACGCGTCCCCTCGCGCGCCATCGCCCCTCCCCAGGACGCGCTGCAAGAGGCCGCCAAGCGCCTGCGCCAGGCCCAGCGTCCCGTCATCATCGTGGGACACGGGGCCCGTTTCCGCATGGACGGCATCGTGCAACTGGCCGAGCAACTCAACTGTCCCGTCATCACCACCTTCAAAGGCAAGGGACTGATCGCCGACAGCCACCCGCTGGGATGCGGCGTGCTGGGACGCAGCGGGACGCCCATCGCAAGCTGGTTCATGAACGAGTCCGACCTGCTGCTGGTCTTCGGGGCCAGCTTCTCAAACCACACCGGGATCACGCCCAAGAAGCCCATCATTCAGGTCGACTACGATCCCATGGCGTTGGGCAAGTTTCACGCCGTGGACGTGCCCGTCTGGGGCGAGATCGGCGTCACCTGCAAACTGCTGCGCGAACAGATCGCTCAAGGCTGCGCCGCCACCGGTCAGCGCGGCGAGATCGCCGAGCGCTGGGAGATCTGGCGCGCCGAAAAGAAGAGCCGCCTGCGGGACGACCGGGGCCGGGGACTCAACTCGGCCTCCATCTTCGCCGCCCTCACCGATCTGCTTCCCCAGGACGCCATCATCGCCGTCGATGTGGGCAACAACACCTACTCCTTCGGACGCTACTTCGAGTGCGCCCAACAGGCCGTCCTCATGTCGGGCTACCTGGGCTCGATCGGCTTCGCCCTGCCGGCCGCCCTGGGCGCTTGGGCCGCCACCCAGGAAGACGATCCCCGATTGGCCGGACGCAAAGTCGTCTCCATCTCGGGCGACGGAGGTCTGGGCCAGTACCTGGCCGAGCTGACCACCGCCGTAAAGTACGGCATGAACATCACCCACGTGCTGCTCAACAACTCGGAGCTGGGCAAGATCTCCAAGGAGCAGCGCTCGGGCAACTGGGACGTCTGGCAGACCTCTCTGCACAACCCCGGCTTCGCCGACTTCGCCCAAAGCTGCGGCGCCCTGGGCCTGCGCGTCGACGACAAGTCCCAACTGGAAGACGCCGTCCAAAAGGCCCTCACCCACAACGCCCCCTCCCTGGTAGAAATCATCTCCGACCCCGAGCTGGTGTGAGGAGGCGCTGCACAAGCCAGTTTTCAAATGACTAAAATTTTTTGCGGTTAATTCTTTTAATTGACCAATCTAAAACTCTTATGCTAGGGTCATCTCCGATAGACTTCTGGGTAGAGAACCTGTGAAGGAGGAAAACCTATGAGAGAGCGAATTGCGGTGATTGCGATTCTTTTACTGCTCGCACTGGCGCTGATGGTTCCGATGTTTTTGGCATCTGCAGCGATCCCTATGCCCGTGCAGGCTGATGACGTACCGCTAGGCGCGGATGAGAAAAAGGTCTTTAAGTGCGACGAGATTGGATGCCGCTTTACCTGCCAGCCTCCGGCCTATGATTGCTACGTCGTAACGCCTGAGTGATCGTCGTCCCATTCGAGAGATAAAGTGCTCAAGCGAAGCTTAGCTCTTTTGGGAACGGGACTCCTGCTTCTGCTCTTGACCTGTCGCTCAGCCTCACCTAACGAAAGCGAGGTCGGCGCACTGCCTCCGGTCACAGCGGATGACCTGGAGCCTGTTTACCTGACGACAGCGCCGCCGGAAAGTCAACTGGCCGTTCCCCATATTTCGACGAGAAATCGCATTGCTCTCCAGTTGCCCTCGGGCAGGCCGCCCCTGAGAAGAGTCTCCGCCTTCACCTCTTCACCTGACTCGCTTTACCTCCTCGAATGGAGAACGAACACCATTTGGCAATTTGACGATGACGGGACGTTCATCCGGCGCTTTGGCCACGCTCAGAGTGGTGAGCGTGTCATTGAAGCCGGTTACAGCCTTCACTACAGCGAAAAGAAGCGTAGGATCTTCGTAGCCGACAATTCGGGGACGCTCGTTTATCACGAGGACGGAGAATTCGACAGGGTCATAGAGAAGCCTCAGTATTCATATTCAGTTGCGGAGACGCCTGAAGGTCAGCTTCTCGTGTGCAGTTCGACTCTTCAGGGACCCCACTGGGTCCGTCTTGGCGAAGCGGGTAGCATCGAGACCTTTTACAGCCGCCGCCGGCCTTTGCTGCCACCCGGGCAGGAACATTTGTCGGCTTTCGTCCCCCACTCCTACGCCGATGCCGACAGCCAGGGAAATATCTATATTGGTGCAAAGGTGCCCTATCAAATTCGCAAGTATGCGTCGGATCTCTCTTATCTCGGCGATTTTCGCCTCATACCCGATCCGACAGTGGTGGACCCTCCGGAGCGACTCAGCCCAGAAGAATGGGAGGCGCGAATGAGGGGCCAAACCCCCACTCACTCGGCAGTCCATATGCTCTCAGTGATACAGAACCGCTATGTGGTGACGCAGATCCTCAATCCAGATTTGGAAAGGAGGCTGCATATCTACACACTTGATGGTGAGCAGGCCTTTCAGCCGATATCCTGGCCCTATTACTTTTTGGGCGCCAACTACGAAGGGTTCATGACTTTCCTCGACAACACCGGTGACGAACTGGCCCTGGTGATCGGCAGGCTTGAGGGGGACGGAAATGAGTAGACGCGAGGCCCTGTTCTGGGGCTTGGGGGCGCTCGGCTGCGTTGCATTGGCACTCTTTTCGGTCTACGCCTTGAATGGCGACCGTCGGATGGGGCCCCCAAGTGCAGCCGCCTCAGTGCTTTCGCAGGTCGTCGTTCAGGATCCCCACGGCGATCTGCGTCCTCTTGCTCAACTGGCGGATGCTCCCCTTAATGTCATCCTGCTCTTTTCGCCCAGGTACCACTGTGTTTCCTGTCTGGGCACGGTGCGCCAATGGGAGGCCAACCTGGCATCCTGGCCGCCTGAAAAGGTGTCCGCCGCCCTGGTGGTTGACGGAACACAGAGCGATCTCGCCGGCTTCTTAGCTTTGAAGGAGGATATCGAGTTTAGTGGGCTCGTGTTATTCGACCCAGAAGGACGCCTCAGGCAGATTCTGGATCTGCCCCAAGATCCCATGGTGATCGGCATATCGGGCGATGGAGAAGTGAAATTTGCTCTCTCGCTTTCGGACGCCCTCTGGAGCAGGATCAGTTTCGAAGAGGACTTTGTCGGAGCCTTGATCTGGGAGTCCCTTCCCGAGTCCAGCCAATGATTCGGGCGAATCGCCTGTGATTGTTTTCGAAATCGCCGGTCAGCGCTTAGCGATCTTGATGCCGGAGGCGACTAAGACGGCAACCACCGCCAATAAGAGCCCTACAATGGAGGCGGTCTTCCACATTTCCACCGGGGCCTGCATCCGAATTCGCAGAACCTTGTCCTCGCTCTCGACGGCTTTGTTGTCCGCGAAAGCCAGGGTTTCGATTCTGATGTTGTAGTCTCCCACCGAGCCGGGCGACGGCGGAAGGAAACGAAGCCGCACCTGCTGCTGCCGGCCCACCTCCAACTGCGGGAGCAGTTCTGGACTACTCTCTACGATCCAATCGGGCGGTGTCTCGACGTTTAGCCGAATGTTTTCCAGCCTGCGCGTTCCCGAATTGCGCACCTGAACTGACAAATCCAGAGCCTCTCCGACTTGAATCTCACGATAGAGATTCGAGGCCCGCACCTCCAGCTTCCCGACTCCCTTGGGAGTGATCTCAAGTTGGATGGCGCCCACCCCCATTGACCAGACTTCACCCGGCTGGTAACGCCGCTCACCGTCAAGGGCGGCGGCTTGGTCTTGGGTTTGAAGAACGACCCAGAAGGGGATGGACTGGTCCACCGGCACCTTCTCAGGATCTACTATCTCCGGTAGGGAGATGCGAAGCGCCAGGGCTTTGGTGGTTTCACCTTGGGCGAACCGTATCTGGCGGAGGCGGGTCGTTGATTCGGCGGAGGAAAGGAACTGGCGGTCGAATTGCGAGGGCAGGTTGACCACGCTTATTCGAAAGGTGCTGCCGACATCGGTGAAGCGCTCCAGGTTGAGATCGTAAACGGCCTGCGTACCCAGGTTGGCCTCCTGAGAGAACTGTCGGGAGCGGATGTCCACGACATTCGCTGACGCGTCCTTTTCGAGCACCACTTTGTACTCTTCCACTTTGCCCGAGTACTTCAGGGAAACGAGAACCTCGTCGACGTCCTTCAACAAAGAGAAATCAAAGACGTGGTCTTCTCCAACAGCCAACTCGGGCAGGAAGTGCTCGTAAGGCTTGGAGACGATCGAGCCCTCCTGGTCCTCCAGAGAGGCGAAGAGGTTCTTGAGTTGCCTCAGTTCGAGCTGATCGGGAATCGGGACTTCCTCCTCGACGATTCCCAACTGACGGTAATCCAGATTGGCCCCGGAAGTGTTTCTCACGGTCAATGCGACCCGCGAGCCGCCTCCTTTGGTTCTCGATTTGACGGCTGAGACCACCGTCAGGTCGGGCAACTCGGAAAAAAGTCCCAGGAAAACTCGCTGGTAGGCAATCTGGGCTTGGCGAACAGAAGCCTCGGCGCGCGTCAACTGGGACTCCGAGATGATTCCCTCATCGTAGAGCTGCCTCTGGCGGTCGAACTCGGTCTTGGCCTGGATCAGCGCAAACTGAGCGGAGCGCAGGTCGAGGAGCTTCTGCTGCTCTTGAAAAGCTTCCTGGGGTTGCACTCCGAGACTCAAGCAAATCGAGAGATTGCATACCGAGAAAAACCATA
Encoded proteins:
- a CDS encoding glucosidase — translated: MAKKKKTAGQTEIRRLSTEQREKWLFWGPYLSERQWGTVREDYSPNGTAWDYFPHDHARSRAYRWGEDGLAGFSDAEQRICLSPALWNGRDPILKERLFGLTNSEGNHGEDVKELYYYLDASPSHAYQKMLYKYPQAAFPYAQLVEVNRQRGKDEPEFEILDTGVFDDDRYFDVVVEYAKASEDDILMKVTVLNRGPEAAELWVLPQVWFRNTWSWDGGQKPRLRLESTERLRLDHPQLGQWIWAAADAERLLLCENETNTRRLYGSIASPAHPKDAFHSFVVDGRLDVLAEAEGSKAAALFHFSLDSGGSCQVKVRLRRAEKAQGDTWKNFDAILKRRKKEADDFYSQLQIGLDDEDERSVQRRAFAGMLWSKQFFHYDVDLWLQGDPEQPPPPQQRKWGRNYEWRHLNNQEILSMPDTWEYPWYAAWDLAFHCIPLALVDAEFAKDQLVLLTREWYLHPNGQMPAYEWAFSDVNPPVHAWAAWRVFQIDRKRRGNEGDLAFLERVFHKLLLNFTWWVNRKDADGNNIFQGGFLGLDNIGVFDRSAELPTGGHLSQSDGTSWMAMYCLNLMRIALELALHNPVYEDIATKFFEHFLYIAKAMTNFAGSQGGLWDEQDEFYYDILNLPDNSRVTLRVRSLVGLIPLLAVETLEPDMLDKLPDFRRRLEWFLENRPDMAQLVSRWDEPGLGRRRLLSLLRGHRMKALLKRMLDPQEFLSPYGIRSLSRAHAERPYVFDCCGHPLSVGYQPAESTTGLFGGNSNWRGPIWFPINYLIIESLQKFHHYYGDRFQVECPTGSGNLVSLEQVSIELSKRLGRLFLRDEEGRRPVLAYHEKLHRDPHFRDLPLFHEYFHGDNGRGVGASHQTGWTGLVAKLLQPRKRESEKR
- a CDS encoding NrsF family protein codes for the protein MSDNAQFHEETFRRVYRHVKDDLEEVRPLPATGVRLLPSVAWMVLASTMIAVLSGIRPDMPKLGELGTWGLSLFGLAVAGTVAYWSLREAVPAAGLQSHLALALAVAAPLTQICLASVSHAASPTFAPAGNEVGAAMHCFTRLCLLSVPMLLLLFKMQRDGFPTRPYIAGLLAGAAAALTAEMVWRLHCPISSPFHTLAGHTSAILAALLAAPLLMAWSSRRALRK
- a CDS encoding RNA polymerase sigma factor; its protein translation is MIRYQQGELRAFEDLYRELSPRLFRFLIYKGLREPLAEDLLQESFLQIHRSRHTYQPPRPVAPWAFAISRHLFLMHLRAQRRKPVTNLDQGDWARLEEEVGNRDLESSLTLEKALRSVSPQRKECLLLHYYLGFTFTEIGALLDISAGAAKLRSYRALQDLRRIVRGSAYSS
- a CDS encoding glutamate synthase-related protein: MNRLSIARWDDLGDRKPAYALVSNVDLVVIRYDEEVSVLYGRCLHRGALLADGHIQGEDLICGVHQWDYRYTTGVSAYNNEEVLHKFSSWIEDGQVWVDAEEIAAWEKDNPQAYNRDEYLGAYADIHGTEDEPHNKFIQDLAKHGLSKTGHHGPAHAMGVPRSQLPGWDDIQFVTAQLARLPLLDDEEVASGLVIGPGADKPLELDIPLFVSDMSFGALSEEAKVSLAMGAEMAGTGICSGEGGMLSDEQEANSRYFYELASARFGFSWDKVERVQSFHFKGGQGAKTGTGGHLPGEKVKGKIAQVRSLQEGQPAVSPARFPDWDDLHYYKDFAAQVRERTGGIPVGFKLSAQHIEDDLDAALEIGVDYVILDGRGGGTGAAPLIFRDNISVPTIPALARARRHLDRRGCSHVTLIATGGLRTPADFAKAMALGADGVAVANAAIQAIGCLGMRACHTNNCPVGIATQKENLRARLIVQESARRLARFLEASTELMKVLARACGHRRLADFCPHDLVTFKREMSDLTGIRYAGVRD
- a CDS encoding thiamine pyrophosphate-dependent enzyme → MTAKMTWHKVLEKDELPEGRVKPVTCRHLTVCMTRFEGQYAALDNKCPHQGGPLGEGSIENGLLRCPWHGWDFHPTTGKPPGGYDDGVATFQVDEREDGIYVGFPQDQPHQRTVSDLMAETMVNWGLKAVFGMVGHSNLGLADAIRIQEEKGALTYYGIRHEGAAAFACSAYGKLTGRPAACLSIAGPGATNLLTGLWDANVDRAPAIALTGQVDTQVLGPGAFQEVDLQAAYGKVAQWAQPVLHSSKHAELVNLAFKSAILNRGVSHLIFPDEVQNLEVSEEAQPGGPQGRVPSRAIAPPQDALQEAAKRLRQAQRPVIIVGHGARFRMDGIVQLAEQLNCPVITTFKGKGLIADSHPLGCGVLGRSGTPIASWFMNESDLLLVFGASFSNHTGITPKKPIIQVDYDPMALGKFHAVDVPVWGEIGVTCKLLREQIAQGCAATGQRGEIAERWEIWRAEKKSRLRDDRGRGLNSASIFAALTDLLPQDAIIAVDVGNNTYSFGRYFECAQQAVLMSGYLGSIGFALPAALGAWAATQEDDPRLAGRKVVSISGDGGLGQYLAELTTAVKYGMNITHVLLNNSELGKISKEQRSGNWDVWQTSLHNPGFADFAQSCGALGLRVDDKSQLEDAVQKALTHNAPSLVEIISDPELV
- a CDS encoding NEW3 domain-containing protein; translation: MQPQEAFQEQQKLLDLRSAQFALIQAKTEFDRQRQLYDEGIISESQLTRAEASVRQAQIAYQRVFLGLFSELPDLTVVSAVKSRTKGGGSRVALTVRNTSGANLDYRQLGIVEEEVPIPDQLELRQLKNLFASLEDQEGSIVSKPYEHFLPELAVGEDHVFDFSLLKDVDEVLVSLKYSGKVEEYKVVLEKDASANVVDIRSRQFSQEANLGTQAVYDLNLERFTDVGSTFRISVVNLPSQFDRQFLSSAESTTRLRQIRFAQGETTKALALRISLPEIVDPEKVPVDQSIPFWVVLQTQDQAAALDGERRYQPGEVWSMGVGAIQLEITPKGVGKLEVRASNLYREIQVGEALDLSVQVRNSGTRRLENIRLNVETPPDWIVESSPELLPQLEVGRQQQVRLRFLPPSPGSVGDYNIRIETLAFADNKAVESEDKVLRIRMQAPVEMWKTASIVGLLLAVVAVLVASGIKIAKR